GAAAAGATTCTCGGTATAACGGTTCACAACGAAAGCGAACTGGAAGGGGCGGAAGTCCAGGGCGCCGATTACCTGTCGCTGGCTCCGGTTTTTGCGACATCCACCAAGCCGGATCATCAGCCGCCCATGGGACTTCAAGGACTTCGAAAGCTGGCCGCAAAGGCGCATCTTCCCACGGTGGCCATAGGCGGCATCACGCGCGAAAACGCGGCCGACGTCGTCCGTTGCGGTGTGGACGGCATCTGCGTCGTGTCGGCGATCCTCGCCGCCTCGGACCCTCGAAAAGCCGCCGGCGAACTCGTGGAACGGGTACGAACCGCCCGAGCCTCGATGCGGGCCGGTCGGGCCGGCTTCCCTGCATGAAACCGTTGTATCGAGGCCTAGCGAGTGCTACACGACGAAAGGCATCTCGGTTCGCATTGGAAACGAGGCTCGACGCCATGACCACCCGGCTGAAAGATGTGGGGGAATTCGGCCTGATTGAGCGGATCCGGCGGCTGCTGCCGGGCGCGCCGGACGTGGACGTGATCGTGGGTATCGGCGACGACGTCGCCGTCCTGGAAACAGGAGGAGGGTCCTACCTGCTGGCCACGTGCGACTGCCAGGTGGAAGGGGTCCATTTTCTCTGGGACACGACGACCCCTTTCGAACTCGGCCGCAAGGCGGCGGCGGTGAACCTGAGCGACATTGCTGCGATGGGTGGGGCGCCCCGCTGGGCGCTGGTCTCTCTCATGGCCCCTCAAGAGATCCTCGTAGAATCCATCGAAGAACTCTACCGGGGTCTTGGCGGCGCCTTGGCGGAAGCGGGAGCCGTCGTGGTGGGGGGCAACACGGCGAAAAGCAGCGAAGGGTTGATCGTGGATATCACCCTCCTAGGACGGGTCGCCCCCGAACATCTGCTCACCCGTAGCGGCGCCAGGCCCGGAGATGTGGCGGCGGTGACAGGCACACTGGGAGACGCCCGCGCCGGGCTGGAGCTGTGGCTACGACCTGAAAGCGGGGTTCCGGAAGAAGAGGCGCGGACGGTGAAGCGGCGTTACACGTCGCCCCAGGCTCGGCTTCTCGAAGGACAATGCCTGGGCCGCTGCGGCGCGGTGCACGCCATGCTGGATGTGAGCGACGGGCTCCTGAGCGACCTCCGCCACATGTGCGAAGCGAGCGGCGTCGGCGTGGAGCTCGAGGTGGAGCGCGTCCCCGTATCGCCGGCTCTTCCCGCAGTGGCTGCGGCTTTGAAAGCGGATGCCCTTGCCTGGGCGCTTACCGGCGGTGAGGACTACGAACTGCTTTTCGCGGTTTCCGAAAAGGATTTCCCCCGAGTGGCCGATCAGCTGCTTCAGGAAACCGGAACGACGTGCCGAGCCATCGGCCGGTTTGTGGACCGGGACCAAGGACTGCGGTTGATCCTCGAAGACGGCAGGCGAAGTTCCTTCGACGCATACGCCGGCGGCTGGGACCATTTCAAGGCGACCTAAGGAGCGACTCATGTCCTGTAGGAGCCTGCTTGCCGGCGACCCCGATCGCGGCGAGGGCGCCGCTCCCACAATGCGCCGCTCCTAAAGGAACAAGGAACCTCGGAGCCCGACTTTCATAAGCTTGTTTTTGGACAAGCTCTCAAGGCGGCGGGAGGTCGCTCTTTACCCGGTGCAAGCAAGGAGTCTTTCGGTGCCATTCATTCCTCGAGCATTGACCGTCGCCGGTTCCGATTCCGGGGGGGGAGCCGGCATCCAGGCGGATCTCAAGACTTTTTCGGCCCTGGGCGTTTACGGGATGAGCGCTCTGACGGCCCTCACCGCGCAGAACACGCTGGGTGTGCAGGCGGTGTTCGAAGTCGCCCCTGAATTCGTGTCCGCCCAGATCCGGTCGGTTGTTTCGGATATCGGCGTGGACGCGGTGAAGACGGGAATGCTGGCCACCGCTGAAACCATCCGCCGGGTAGCCGCCGATGTGCGCGATCTGGGCCTGGAAAAGCTGGTGGTGGACCCGGTGATGGTGGCCAAGAGCGGCGACCGCCTGCTCCGGCGGGACGCCGTAGACGCCCTCACCCGGGAACTCTTCCCGCTGGCCATGGTGGTGACGCCCAACCTCCATGAAGCCTCGGTGCTGACAGGATTGCACATTGAAGACCGGCTGGGGATGGAAGCGGCCGCCCGCCGCATCAAGGCCTTTGGTCCGAGGTTTGTCATCGTCAAGGGCGGGCACTTGGAAGGCGATCCGCTGGATCTCTGTTTCGATGGGGAAACCTTTACCGCATTCCGGAGCGAGAGAGTGCCGACCCACCACACCCACGGAACCGGCTGCACGTTCGCCTCGGCCATCGCCGCCGGGCTGGCCCGGGGGCTGAATGTGCCGGAGGCGGTGGCCCAGGCCAAGGATTACGTTACTGGGGCCATCCGTGAAGGGCTTGCGATCGGCGGCGGACACGGGCCGGTCCACCATTTCCACCACCTTTACCGACTGGCTGGCTGGCGCTGGGCGTAAACGCCCGCAACGCAACCCCCGCCGGAGCACCTGAAGTCACGACGGCGGTGCGGCAAGCAAGGAGCCGGCCGGACGTCTTTGACCCTCGAGGCGGCGGCCTTCGGGAAGGCCGGTTCAAGCATCGCCGCCTTCCGGATCGGTGTTGGATTTCTTTTTCAAAAAGTCGTCGAGCCGGATGACCTTGGGGGAATCAAGCGCCGGATCGGCCGATGCCTTTTCGATCCTGATGGCTTCAAGCTTCTGCTGCAGATTGGGGTCTTGTTCCAGAAGCGCTTCGATGTCCTGCAGGCGGCTTTCCCAACGGTCCTTCAGATGCTGCAGGTTCCACTCCCGGCCCAGAAATTTCCCCAGGATTTCCAGGATACGAACCAGCGTGGGTTCCGGGGCGTCCCGGAGGTAGAACGGCAGGTGGGACCAGAGGCTCAAGACGGTGCAGGCTCCACCGGCGGCCGCCAGGTGCAGGGCCGAATGGACGGCCGAGGGTCCCTGGTAGTTGTTGTGCAGGCAGCCCCAGTCTTCCGCCAGATTGTAGCCCGTGGCATCCTGCACCACCGCGGAAACCCTCACTTCGTCGTGAAAGACCTGGTCGTATAGGCTGCCGAGGAGCACCACTTCGCGGCATCCCCAGCTTTCCAGACGCTCTATCATCTCGTTGGAAAAACGACGCCAGAGGCAGCAGGGTTCAGGGCCCAAGCCGAGAAGCACCCTCGACGGCTGGGCGTCCCCGGAACCGTAGAAGACGTACGACGGCCATTGGATCTGCTTCACCTGGCCGTGTCGGATCGTCACGTGAGGCCTCTGGCCGGCGGTGTGCCAGAAACCGTCCATGTCCCAGGTGGTTATTCTCTGATGAGGCAGCAACGCCTCCAGCTCCCGGAAGACCTGCTGCACCATCCCGGCCGCATCGGGCCAGCCGGTAAAGCCCAAGACCGCCTTTTCCGCCTGGAACCGGGATTGGACGACATGAAAAGCCATGGCGCCTCCTTTGCTTTCTGTCTTATGCGAAGCATAGCCCCAAGCCCCGAGGCCCTCAATGATAAATGATCTCTTGCGGAACCCCGCCCGGTTGTCTATCTTGACCGGGTTTCAGCCCCATCCCCGACCCGCCCGGACAAAAGGAGGCGCGAACCGTGACGGAAACCGATCTTTCGCTGCTCAGTTTCGACCAGGTGGTGGACCGGCTGGTCACGTTGAAGCGGCCGCACCAGGCGCGCTACCTTGCCATGTATTCCAGCTGGTACGGAGGCGTGATCGTCGATCCCGTCCTCATGATGGTGCCCATGGACGACCACCTGGTTCACCGGGGCGACGGCGTTTTCGAAGCGTTCAAATGCTTGAACGGAAACATCTACGGGCTGGACCGACACCTGGATCGGCTCGAATTTTCGGCGCGCCTGGCCCAGCTGGACCTTCCATTCGGCCGCGACGCACTGGCGGAGATCATCCGGTTCACGATCCGGGCGTCCAACGCTCGGGACAACTTGATTCGACTTTATGTTTCCAGGGGTCCGGGCGGCTTCACCAGCAATCCCTACGAATGTGTCGGGAGCCAGCTCTACGTGGTCATCACGGCGCTGACGTTGCCTCCGGTAGAAAAGTACGAGCGGGGCGTCACCCTGAAAACCAGCCGCATTCCCATCAAGAAGGCGTATTTTTCGAGTGTCAAGAGCTGCAATTACCTGCCGAACGTGCTCATGACCAAGGAAGCCCGAGACGCGGGGGTGGACTTCGCGGTTTCCGTCGACGAAAACGGTTTCCTGGGAGAAGGCGCTACGGAAAACATCGGTATCATCACCCCGGAGCGCGAATTCCTGGTGCCGCGATTCGACAGGATTCTCCGGGGAATCACCGTCTCCCGCATGATGGAACTGGCCCAGAACCTGGTGGGCGACGGGACCATCGCCCGGGTGGGCGAAGCGGACATCACGCCCGAGACGGCTTACGGCGCTTCCGAAGTCATGATGTTCGGAACCAGCTTCGATGTGCTCCCCGTGGTGGATTTCGACGGGCGACGGATCGGCCGCGGCATTCCAGGGCCCGTGTTCGCGAAGTTCCGGGACGTCTTCCGGAAAGACGTGGAAAGCGGCCCGGGCATGCTGACGCCGGTCTGGGATGGACGATGAAAGACGGACAAGGAGCGGTACGTTGGACAGTGGCGATCGGGATTCGCTGGTGGCCCGGGTGGAAGCGGCCTTCCGGGAAAGCATCTCCGTGAAGGAAAAAGTGATGGAGACGGCCGGGGAAACCATTGTTCGCATGGCGGAGCTTACGGCCGAGGTCTTTCGAGGGCGAAAGCGGCTTTTTATCTTCGGAAACGGGGGTAGCGCCGCGGACTCCCAACACTTGGCGGCGGAATTCGTCAACCGTTTCCGTCTGGAACGGGCTCCGCTTCCGGCGCTGGCTCTCACGGTGGACAGTTCGGTCCTCACCAGTATCGCCAACGACTATCACTTCGACGAGGTGTTTGAAAAGCAGCTGAAGGCCTTCGGACATGCCGGTGACGCCGCCTTGGGGCTCAGCACCAGCGGCCGGTCGCCCAACGTGGTCCGGGCGCTCAAGTGGGCCAGGGAAAACGGGCTGCATACCCTGGGCCTGGCCGGGGAGGCGGTGACCGAAATGGACGCCTACTGCGATCTCGTCGTTCACGTGCCGTCTCCGGAGACGGCACGGGTACAGGAAGTCCACCTGACCGTGGAACACATCTTCTGCCAGCTGGTGGAGGCCATCCTTTTCTCATGACCGGAAAGACAAACGACTGGGAACCGCTTTCCTTTGAAGGGCTGAGAACGACAAGTCTTCACGACCGGCCGAGCAAGGTTCGCCTGGAAGACGCCGCTCAGCCCTGGCAGCGGGGAGCCACACTGCGTGAATTCGTTCGGCGGCTTCCCCGCCAGCTGGCGGGCGGAAGCTTTCGGGAGGCGGTTCGAGCCGTCGCCGCGGCGGTTTCCGCCGGCCGAACCGTACTCCTCGGTATGGGCGCGCACCCCGTCAAGGTGGGACTCAACCCGCTGCTGGTGGACGCGGTCCGCCGCGGGATCCTCACCGCGATCGCGATGAACGGGGCGGGGGTCATCCACGATGTGGAACTGGCGCTGGCCGGGAAGACTTCCGAGGACGTGGCGGCGCACCTGGAGCTCGGCACGTTCGGCACGGCAAGGGAAACGGCGGAATTCATCCACGGAGCCGTCCTGGAGGGATTGCAGCGTGGAGGCAGAGGGCTCGGGCGGGCGGTCGGTGAACGGCTGCTGGAGGCGGAGGCGCCCCATCGGGGATTGAGCCTTCTCGCCGTGGCGGCGGAATGCGGGGTGCCCGTCACGGTTCACGTGGCCATAGGGACCGACATCATTCATATGCATCCGCAGATGGACGGAGCCGCCACGGGGGCTTTGAGCCACTACGATTTCCGCCTTTTCAGCCGGCTGGTTTCGACGTTGGCGGACGGGGTTTTCATCAACCTGGGTTCCGCCGTGGTGATTCCCGAAGTCTTTCTGAAGGCGGTGAGTGTCGCGGCCAACCTGGGATTTTCCCTTGACGGCATCACCGCGATCAACATGGATTTCATGCGCCACTACCGCCCGAGGGTGAACGTCCTGGAACGCCCGACGGCCGGCAGGGGACGCGGGATCGAGCTGATCGGACACCACGAACTCCTGTTGCCGCTCCTTTTCGCGGCGGTTATCGAGGAACTGGAAGGCGAGGGAGGATGAACATGGGAATTCCGATCCGGATTCAGGCAGGATCGATCGCCCTGGACGCGGAACTGCATGAGACGCCGACGGCCATGGCCATCGAACGGGTGCTCCCCATCGAAGCCGAGGCGGCGACCTGGGGCGAAGAGATCTATTTTTCGATTCCTGTGGCACAGCAATTGGACGAAACGGCCAAAGAAGTGGTCCAGGTGGGAGACCTGGGTTATTGGCCCAGAGGAAAGGCGTTCTGCATTTTCTTTGGTCCGACCCCCATGAGTCGCGGAGACGAAATCCGGCCGGCCAGCGCCGTGAACATCGTGGGACGGGTGCTCGGTGACGCCACGCGGCTGCGGTCGGTCCAGGACGGTGAGCTTGTCCGGATCGACCGGAAGCCTTAAGCTAGGTTAGCGATGTTTGTTGCTGTGACTCTGTCAAGAGAGGTGAGGCATGCCCATTTATGAGTACACGTGCCGCAAGTGCGGCGCCACGTTTGAATGCCTGGTGTTCGGCAGCCGGGAGACGGTTTCCTGTGCGGAATGCGGCTCTCCGGAGGTTTCCCGGATAATGTCGGTTTGCGGTTTCAAGAGTGGAGGCGAAAAGGGCGCGGCGAGCAGCCGGATGGGTTCCGGGGCGTCGTCCTGTGCCGGGTGTACCGCCGGAAGCTGCAGTTCCTGTCACTGAAGAAATCGGTGCCTTCGTGAATCGGACCCTCCGTATCGGAACCCGGGGAAGCCTCTTGGCCCTGCGCCAGAGCGAGCAGGTGAAGGCCGCCCTCTCGGCGATGCACCCGGAGCTTCGGATCGAACTGAAAATCATCAAGACCACCGGCGATAAGATCCTGGACGTCCCTCTGGCCAAGGTCGGCGGGAAAGGCCTCTTCGTCAAGGAAATCGAGGAGGCGCTCCTGGCGCGGCAGGTGGACTTGGCCGTCCACAGCATGAAGGACGTTCCTGCCATGCTCCCGGAAGGACTCGGGATTGCGGCGGTACCCGCACGGGAAGACCCGCGGGATGTTTTGGTGTCCGGAAAGGCGGGGACCCTGGAGGAACT
This is a stretch of genomic DNA from Desulfoglaeba alkanexedens ALDC. It encodes these proteins:
- a CDS encoding cyclophilin-like fold protein → MGIPIRIQAGSIALDAELHETPTAMAIERVLPIEAEAATWGEEIYFSIPVAQQLDETAKEVVQVGDLGYWPRGKAFCIFFGPTPMSRGDEIRPASAVNIVGRVLGDATRLRSVQDGELVRIDRKP
- a CDS encoding aminotransferase class IV, encoding MTETDLSLLSFDQVVDRLVTLKRPHQARYLAMYSSWYGGVIVDPVLMMVPMDDHLVHRGDGVFEAFKCLNGNIYGLDRHLDRLEFSARLAQLDLPFGRDALAEIIRFTIRASNARDNLIRLYVSRGPGGFTSNPYECVGSQLYVVITALTLPPVEKYERGVTLKTSRIPIKKAYFSSVKSCNYLPNVLMTKEARDAGVDFAVSVDENGFLGEGATENIGIITPEREFLVPRFDRILRGITVSRMMELAQNLVGDGTIARVGEADITPETAYGASEVMMFGTSFDVLPVVDFDGRRIGRGIPGPVFAKFRDVFRKDVESGPGMLTPVWDGR
- the thiL gene encoding thiamine-phosphate kinase — protein: METRLDAMTTRLKDVGEFGLIERIRRLLPGAPDVDVIVGIGDDVAVLETGGGSYLLATCDCQVEGVHFLWDTTTPFELGRKAAAVNLSDIAAMGGAPRWALVSLMAPQEILVESIEELYRGLGGALAEAGAVVVGGNTAKSSEGLIVDITLLGRVAPEHLLTRSGARPGDVAAVTGTLGDARAGLELWLRPESGVPEEEARTVKRRYTSPQARLLEGQCLGRCGAVHAMLDVSDGLLSDLRHMCEASGVGVELEVERVPVSPALPAVAAALKADALAWALTGGEDYELLFAVSEKDFPRVADQLLQETGTTCRAIGRFVDRDQGLRLILEDGRRSSFDAYAGGWDHFKAT
- a CDS encoding D-sedoheptulose-7-phosphate isomerase, which translates into the protein MDSGDRDSLVARVEAAFRESISVKEKVMETAGETIVRMAELTAEVFRGRKRLFIFGNGGSAADSQHLAAEFVNRFRLERAPLPALALTVDSSVLTSIANDYHFDEVFEKQLKAFGHAGDAALGLSTSGRSPNVVRALKWARENGLHTLGLAGEAVTEMDAYCDLVVHVPSPETARVQEVHLTVEHIFCQLVEAILFS
- the thiD gene encoding bifunctional hydroxymethylpyrimidine kinase/phosphomethylpyrimidine kinase, translated to MPFIPRALTVAGSDSGGGAGIQADLKTFSALGVYGMSALTALTAQNTLGVQAVFEVAPEFVSAQIRSVVSDIGVDAVKTGMLATAETIRRVAADVRDLGLEKLVVDPVMVAKSGDRLLRRDAVDALTRELFPLAMVVTPNLHEASVLTGLHIEDRLGMEAAARRIKAFGPRFVIVKGGHLEGDPLDLCFDGETFTAFRSERVPTHHTHGTGCTFASAIAAGLARGLNVPEAVAQAKDYVTGAIREGLAIGGGHGPVHHFHHLYRLAGWRWA
- the thiE gene encoding thiamine phosphate synthase, encoding MTSGNHGKSRDWSLYLVTDSRFLGDRPLAEVVREAVDGGATVVQYREKRASTRRMVVEAQELLAICRPRNVSLLINDRLDLALAVGADGVHLGQDDMPLPLARKILGPEKILGITVHNESELEGAEVQGADYLSLAPVFATSTKPDHQPPMGLQGLRKLAAKAHLPTVAIGGITRENAADVVRCGVDGICVVSAILAASDPRKAAGELVERVRTARASMRAGRAGFPA
- a CDS encoding FmdB family zinc ribbon protein, which encodes MPIYEYTCRKCGATFECLVFGSRETVSCAECGSPEVSRIMSVCGFKSGGEKGAASSRMGSGASSCAGCTAGSCSSCH
- a CDS encoding PAC2 family protein, which codes for MAFHVVQSRFQAEKAVLGFTGWPDAAGMVQQVFRELEALLPHQRITTWDMDGFWHTAGQRPHVTIRHGQVKQIQWPSYVFYGSGDAQPSRVLLGLGPEPCCLWRRFSNEMIERLESWGCREVVLLGSLYDQVFHDEVRVSAVVQDATGYNLAEDWGCLHNNYQGPSAVHSALHLAAAGGACTVLSLWSHLPFYLRDAPEPTLVRILEILGKFLGREWNLQHLKDRWESRLQDIEALLEQDPNLQQKLEAIRIEKASADPALDSPKVIRLDDFLKKKSNTDPEGGDA